ctagttttattaataatattaatataattgagTTGGGAAGAATACATTATATTGCCAATAattgttaatgtattttctcttgtttaaaatgttttgatttatcaTATTGTCTCCAGTTTTATTTAGTGTGGTGTCCATTTACCTTTGCAGCCTAAATGGTCTGGTATGCATCTCACCCCAATTGCAATCTCATTCATGCAttgtaatatacatttttttttcagccaAATTCTGAAATTGTAaactacattttacaaaatatattttctcagtaaatgttttaaaaagaaaataagaccCTTCAAGTGTTTGATCTGATTCAGGTTTTTTGTAGCAGCAGGCTAAAGTTTAGAAGTCCATATTGGGTATTTGGTATTTCAAGTTTGCTAATCTTATTTTGACTGTATGTGCATAGATATGTTTGGTTAACATAACTACTTTCTGCTTCATCAATACATTATGTTCAGAGCTTGTAGAACTTAAATCGTGAACCAGATCAAACCACTGTATAAGAACatcagtttcattttcttttgctCCCGACACAGTTAGTCTTTAATGCCTCTGTAAGCAATGTCACATCTTGCCTCCTCTTGGTAATTGCCATAAACAGATATGTGAGTTGGGAAGAGAAATGTGGTCActatattgtatgttttttgttttctcccgtTGCAGTAACATGAGGAATACTCTCATTTGTTGTAAACCAATAGAATTGGGCATTATGTGAAGTATTGTATTTCTTAGGCACTCCTGTCTCTCCAGTAGGAGAGACTAACTTCTCTGTAACTACTACACCTGAAAGGACTATCCAGTCTACAAATGTTCACACCCAAGACTTGGGGAAAAACCTGCCCTCATTGCAGTAAACCATCTGGTATACTGCTccatcttttaaaatatattttagtatcatAAAATTTAAAGGCTTGTACTTTGGTCCTAGCCTCTCTAAGTCCACAGCTTTCAAGctacagtgtcagtgttatgGCTCACTGCAGGTTTAGAGGTATTTCATTATGCGCTTGTGTGCACTGTTGACAATTTCCATCAGAGCTTTCCAAATTACTCAGGCTTGTTATGGAACAGGGTCAGTTGAGACATTAATTCTGCTTAATATTTATAGGCTTCCTAAAATAGTATTTACAGATTTAATCGCGCAGCAATAAGTCAATTGAGCACAGCCAGTTGTCCATGGTAAAACTTACAAAGGCATGCTTTGAAAGCAGGTGGAGCTGGTCAGCTTCTCAGATATAATAATCAAATTTTCATTGATTTATCCATCTTCTAAAATGATAAAACCTCTAAAAATGGTTTTCCAAAAGGTGACATGCAAGGTAGGAAAGAATATAATCACCATATACTGTATTGCTGACCCTTTCATGGTAAAAGTAGTTTTACATGCGTTTCTTGCAAGTCTTTGGGTAAGGCCAATTAAACCCCACAATTCCAATTGagcatttgtaattcattttatcCCACACCACATACCTCAGCATTCTTAAAATGATGCCACTTGGTCAGCATTCTGGAAGGTTTCTGAAAACTAAATCACCctactgcatcaaagggatacAAGGATCCAATGTCTCCAACAACAGTACTGAATCAACAAAATTAATAATGCCAAAGGATTCtggtttttatttataatcGATACATGATCAGTATCTGTCCATGCAAGGTACTGATTaccatttctttaaaaaatattttaaaaaacattttgtaccTTTCTTCTTGCATAATAGTCTATAACTGTTTTGAaactataattatatatatatatatacacactgatcagctataacattatgaccacctgcctaatattgtgtaggtcccccttttgccaccaaaacagctctgacccctcgaggcatggactccactagacctctgaaggtgtgctgtgttaTCTGGCActaagacattagcagcagatcctttaagtcctgtaagttgtgaggtgggccctccatggatcggacttgtttgtccagcacatcccacagatgctcaattggattgagatctggggaatttggaggccaagtcaacaccttgaactcattgttgtgttcatcaaaccattcctgaaccatttttgctttgtggcagggcacattatcctgctgaaagaggccaatgccgtcagggaataccgtgtccatgaaagggtgtacatggtctgcaacaatttttaaataagtggtatgtgtcaaagtaacatccaaatgaatggcaggacccaaggtttcccagcagaacattgcccaaagcatacTGCCTTCGCTGGCTTGCcatcttcccatagtgcatcctggtgccatgtgttcacCAAGTAAGCGATGCACATGCACCCAGCCATCTacatgatgtaaaagaaaacatgattcatcagaccaggtcaccttcttccattgctctgtggtccagtttcgatgctcacgtgcccattgtaggcgctttgtcaaagtcgctcagatccttacgcttgccaatttttcctgcttctaacacatcaactttgaggacaaaatgttcacttgctgcctaatatatcccactcagtgacaggtgccatgataatgagattatcagtgttgttcacttcacctgtcagtggtcataatgttatggttgatcagtgtgtgtgtgtatatatatatatatatatatacatacaccgatcaaccatatatatatatatatatatatatatacatatacactgctgttcaaaagtttggagtcacttagaaatgtccttcttttccatgaaaacatatgaaattagtttgaataggaaatatagcaagaTGAATAGGacatatagtcattgacaaggttagaaattatgttttttaattgaaataattgtgtccttcaaactttgctttcgtcaaagaatcctccatttgcagcaattacagccttgcagacctttggcattctagttgtcaatttgttgaggtaatctgaagagatttcaccccatgcttcctgaagcacctcccacaagttggattggtctgatgggcacttcttacgtaccatacagtcaagctgctcccacaacagctcaatagagttgagatccggtgactgtgctggccactccattatagacagaataccagctgactgcttcttccctgaATAGTCCTTGCATAGCTTGGAGCTGTGGTTtcggtcattgtcctgttgtggAAGTAatttggctccaatcaagcgccatccacagggtatggcatggcattgaAAAAttgagtgatagccttccttcttcccttttaccctgtacaaatctcccactttaccaccaccaaagcacccccagccCATCACATTGCCttcaccatgcttgacagatggcgtcaagcactcctccagcatcttttcatttggtctgcgtctcacgaatGTTGTTCTTTGTGAtacgaacacctcaaacttagattagtctgtccataacacttttttccaatcttcctctgtctagtgtctgtgttgttttgcccatcttaatcttttgtttgtattggccagtctgagatatggctttttctttgcaactgcctagaaggcccagcatcccggagttgcctcttcactgttgatgttgagacaattagccttttaaaatgataaacttggattagcaaacacaacatgccattggaacacaggactgatggttgctgataatgggcctctgtacgcctatgtagatattccattacaaatcagccgtttccagctacaatagtaaTTTACAACATTagcaatgtctacactgtatttctgatcaatttgatgttattttaatggacaaaaaatggCTTTTCTTTCTAAAACAAGGAAGTTTgtaagtgaccccaaacattTGAATGATATTATAATTTGCAGTTCTGTCATGTCAATATTATAAGTTTGGCTCTTCATTAACTTTATCTTGCTGGTGTATTGTCTGATCCTTTTATTTGTCACCCAAAGCATTTATTGAAACCTTTATGAatggctattattattttgggttaactattttgtttaaactatgaaaaaataattgtgCAAGTACTCTTCTACGATATTGTCTTATACATGCGAAATCAAAAAAAGACACACAAAGGATTTGAGTTTTATTAAATCTAAAACGTTGTTCCATTTTATAATTgaagtatatttttatatagaatacaatacaacattTAATTAGTTATGTAGAAGAACAATTAAAGTAGCATACGAGTTCAAACTTAAATTAGATAGTATGATGTATATCTTTTGACTATCTAGGAATTGAAAGTCCATTTATCTTGAAAAGTGCTACATAACAATAAAGGTCGGTAAAGAACAGTGTCCTTAAATCGTTTTCAGTAAGTAGAATAagctgtaacaaatataatggcTAATTACTTAATGGATTTGGCTTGTAATTTATGCAGCTATGCCTTACCTACTCAACGAATTTCGCGATTGTCATTACAGTTTATACACACTCAACAACAGACCTCTCTGGCGTTCCGTAGCTGACGACATGAAAGTCCCAATTCACGGAAGTGTCTACTAAAGTAGTACAGGTTATAGCAGCGTCTCCTAATGCCAACGTTTGCTGCTTATTAATTGAATTTCATTCATGCAGACATTCAATATATAGTGAGCAATGGATTTAAGCCAAGAAACAATCAAGAAAACACTGTCAAAGGTTGGTACACATGTTTTTGAGTGGTTGACACCAGTAAGTTTAACTCAACAATCCAGTCACACGAAATGGtgacaacatgaaaagtttAGTACAGTATTTTAGTTCATAACAACAATTACTACAACCGTAACCTAGGCCAAATTCTTGTGAATTATCTAGCCAGTGTTGTCTCTAAGTAACAATAGCAACGATTTGAATATAAAAGCTGTACATCGAAGTAAGTAAGTGGAAACATCACCCAGCAGTGGGTATTATTAGTAGGCTGATGGGGATGagattgtatgtattgttttaataatatgaCACGTATGTAATCATCTTGAGATAATTTTCTTTTGTACATAATATTAAAAGTGTATAAAATCCAGCAGAGATGCAGTTGTACATGTTAACCTTGTTTTAAAACCAGTACAAATTCCGAGACGTGGCAATTGAAGAACTACAGAAAGTGTATCGGATTTACCCGGGAATAGAGCCATTCGCCGGCACTTACAGTAAGATCAGCTTCcttgttttatttgtctgttgCGTCATATCCCTAATCTCAATCAAGACATGTTAATTGACACCGCGAGTGTTTAAGATGGCACTAATAACATTTAGAAATAAACCAGGAAACAAATATATTCGTTGAAGAATCTTCCACATGTCAGCACTAGAATGTTCTTTTATATCTATGCGCGTTTATGTGTCAGACGTTTACAAGCTATTGTATCCAAAGCTAAGTAttcttgatttatatttttttcctctttcagcTTTCAGTGATAGCTCTCAAAAGGACCTTTTGAAGCTGGTTGGAAATATCCCAGTCAGATATCAAGGTATGGCAGATTTGCATGCCAAAACGAAATCACAAGATCTGTTTTGTAGATACAGTACTGATAAATAGTCATCAgttacataaaaacaacaacaaaaacacacggATAGGACACTTAACCACATAAGGCAGTTGACATGGAAAGTGTGTGTATAAGAAACCTGTGCTCCAGCATTTTCTCGTGCTACCCCCAATTATTTTTGGCTTTTCTCTCTCCAACATGCACCATTTGAAGTGGTGAAGTTGGAAATAAGGTACACTACTTTTCACTTTGACTTGGGACAATTTGTAAATCCAGTTATCATAAACTTGTAGTTAACCCCACTAAATCCCAGTTATTAGGACAATTCACTGTAAAGAATATACACAGTGCAGTATTAGGTAATAGGTTCAATGGAAATAACAAATTTGAGGTGAAGTTATCACTAAATTACATGCCAGGCTTTGACAGATGAAGGTACACTGTTTTAACCttgttttctttgttagtgTGTTGCTCAACATGTTAACATTGGTCTCTTCTGCATTAATCCTATTTGTTCCTTGTTGGCATGCTTTGTTACACAGGTCAGTCCTACAACTTGCCAATCCAACTATGGCTGCTGGACTCCTTTCCCTTTACACCCCCTATATGCCTCCTCAGGCCCTCCCCCAACATGGTAATCCGTGTAGGGAAGCATGTGGACACCCATGGGAAGATACACCTGCCCTACCTCCACAACTGGGATCATGTAAGTCTGTAGTGGAGTTCAGATATTCGCCATTGGTCTGATAGATTGAGTGCtggtgtggaaaaaaaaattgactgTTTATTATAAACTGTTTATTAGATTAGCTTTGCTTCTGCCAattcattaattttaaattacagcAGTACTTTGTATCATCTATTTGTGATTCCCTATTTGTTGTCTTCATTGGATATATTGTGAAATGTATAGGAAAGCTGCTTCAAAAATTATTGCAATGCTTATCTGCTTCCTGTGTACATTTTCATCAGCATAGATCTAACAATCACTCCTTCTCATCTACAAAGAGCAATCTAAGATAAAACAACTGGAGACAACCACATACAACATTGATATGGCAGAAAACACAGCAGAATGCTATTATAATAAACATGACAAATCTTTAACCTTCCAGTTATTTAACACCCCATTGTTTTCTAACAAATATTCAAGAACATGCAGAAGTTTTACACCCAGGTTCTTCACAGCacatacacagatcagccataacattatggccactgacaggtgaagtgaaataacactgataatctcgttatcatggcacctgtcagtgggtgggatatattaggcaacaagtgaacattttgtcctcaaagttgatgtgttagaagcaggagaaatgggcaagtgcaaggatctgagcgactttgacaagggccaaattatgatggttagacgactgggtcagagcatctccagaactgcagctcttgtggggtgttcccggtctgcagtggtcagtgcctatcaaaagtggtccaaggaaggaaaagtggtgaaccggcgacagggtcatgggcggccaaggctcactgatgcacgtggggagcgaaggctggcccgtgtggtctgatccaacagacgagctactgtagctcaaattgctgaaaaagtgaatgctggttctgataaaggtgtcagaacacacagtgcatcacagtttgttgcgtatggggctgcgtagccgcagaccagtcagggtgcccatgctgacccctgtccactgccgaaagcgcctacaatgggcacgtgagcatcagaactggaacacggagcaatggaagaaggtggcctggtctgatgaatcacgagttcagggtgttgacttggcctccaaattccccagatctcaatccaatcgagcatctgtgggatgtgctggacaaacaagtccaatccatgggagccccacctcacaacttacacaatattaggcaggtggtcataatgttatggctgatcggtgtatatggtCAAGGTGGTACACTGGTCCACTGTAACAGGACAGTGAATGGAGTGCACTGTCTACCATCCAGCATGAAAAGGATCCAGGTGGAAAATGCAGATTTTGTGGAAAGAAATGTCCTTTTTCTTTCAGCCAAAGTCTACGGTGAACGGGCTTCTCAGTGAAATGATTGCTAAGTTTGAAGAAGATCCACCTCTTAGCACTAAGCAATCTGGGACTGAGAAAGATCCGGCTGAGCTGTTGGCTTATGTAGCCAAAATCTCTGGAGGTGAGATGCATTCACATGGTGTCTTGCAATAATATAGCGAGTCTGAGTTTCGAAGACTGTAAAACATTCTTCAGAAAAGCTCTTGGACATCACTCAAGCAGCTTACCTGACTAGATTTTGCTCAGTTATTTTCTCCTGCTATTTTGTTTTGAGTACATAATGTGTTGTCCCCCACCCCTTATATAAAGTTTTGACTAAATCAGTGTTTTAGCTTTTACTTccttattttttccccatttccTGTAAGCCGTACAGCACTCTTTGTCCTCGTATATTATGTTGAAGTTTGAAATTATGTTAAGGATGCGACAGTGCTTGGCTTGGTTCTAAAGAAGCTTAAGAGGGCAGATATGTCTGTGTTTAAGTAAACGGAGTGCAGGTTCATGCACAGCTGAGATCAGGGACTTGCAGGGACGTTCATTCCCCTGCCCTTAATTTCTGAAGTGCCCCATTTGTCCCGGTCACCCCTCCCTCGATCTGTTGCGCAATCCACAACTAGGTAGTTGGACCGCACTTTCGTCAGCACCCCACCCCGGACCGAAGTGCCCCTTTGTTTGCTTCAACCCCCCGCAAAGCTGTGCACGTCCCTGGCTGAGATACATATAGTTTGAAATGCAGGTTGAGGAAAAGTAATCCATTTGATGTTGAATAATTTGGAGGACacgaaaatgtaatgtaatcacTAATGCAAGTAATCTGGAATTACAAGCCCACTTAATTAGTATTGTTTTTCTCGTGGAGTTTTTAGGGGAATTTCATGTTAACAttgccttttgtgttttttcttaactaaaatgcattttgttgccttggcttgTCGCAGGAATGACTGATATGAACCTCCACACCCCCGGAAGGATCGGTGGAGTCCAGCCAATCAACAAAGTCACAGTGGTAGGGGGTGGTGACTTAGGGGTGGCCTGCTTGATGAGTATTTTGGCCAAGGTACTTCTGTTCATTCACTGTCACACAACTTGCAACATTTTATACTTCTTGTTTTGGAAAAATTGAAATGGGTTTGTTCGGCGTTTCAGCGATTGTGCTTGAAATTGTGACCcctgcagggctgtgtggaTAAGCTGATCCTCATTGACCTCTCTGAAAACACCACAGCACTGGGGACCATGGATCTGGAGATCTTCAACCTGCCCAAGGTGGAGGTCAGCCGAGGTACACCTGACTGGACGTTTCCTCTTTGCTTACTCTTGTGACTTCTTTCAAAATCTCCATTGGGTTGCCAAGTAAGAAGGGAGTGCGTTTTAATGGACTGTTCTCCTCGGATTGGATTGTTTAAAGTGATTTACGTGATGTACAAACCTGTCTGACTTCGGTATGTAAACATAGGATAGAGATATGGTTAGATATTTGggcatttgtttaacaaaagaGAATGAGTATTTTCATCTGCTTTTGATGTGACTGGAGCGCCTGCATTTGTTTCTCTAATTATTAATGGCATACAAAGATACAGACCATGTgtgaaaatgacacaacttgGCATCTAAGCATTACTCACATGACTGAACCTGTTGAGTGAGTCGCATGACAATCTGCTACATGACACCCTTCAGGAGCTAGTTTTCAGTAAGAGGCGATAATGAAGGCTCTGGGTAGTTCTGTGAGAACATACAATTTGATTATATCGAGGTGAACAGCTGTCAAGTGGGTTCCTTATGAATTCGTGTGGTTGTACAATTCCATGGTAATGTAGCAGCTGTCCCATGGTTTTATCATGCATTAACTGTCCCTTGCCATGGTTTTCCAAGTCCTGTTTACGGAGTCCCTCTGTCCTTTgccatgtttttcactttgcattccTATGCTTTATTGTGCTTTTAACATGGCATAATACAGAAAGCATTCATTCATTATATTTATAGTATATTTTTAGATTGGCGAGTGAGGCCAAATAGAAAAGACTATGTGCCAAATCTGAATTTACATcccttgcaaaaataaatatttgaagtcCGAAGGGTTTAGAGTTTAGAAATATATACGATAAACTTTTTTTCAGCATTTAGTCTTCATTCACAACGTATTGTAAAAGCCTAAGAATTGAGTGATAAATACAATGGTACTGATTTACTATATATTCTCAGACAGAAAAATGTATAACAGTGTTTGTACTGGGTGTTTAAACTAAAAACCATTGACGTTAACAAGAAACCAACGCCTCCATTTCTAGATCTTGCAGCCTCAGTGGGTTCTAAGGTTGTTGTGGTGACAGCCAATGCCTGGAGCAATGATGAGTCTTACGTGGGTGTTGTCCAGACCAATGTGGATCTTTACAGAGGGATCATACCCAGTCTGTCTCGCTTCAGCCCGGATGGAGTGCTGCTCATTGCATCCCAGC
The genomic region above belongs to Amia ocellicauda isolate fAmiCal2 chromosome 4, fAmiCal2.hap1, whole genome shotgun sequence and contains:
- the uevld gene encoding ubiquitin-conjugating enzyme E2 variant 3 gives rise to the protein MDLSQETIKKTLSKYKFRDVAIEELQKVYRIYPGIEPFAGTYTFSDSSQKDLLKLVGNIPVRYQGQSYNLPIQLWLLDSFPFTPPICLLRPSPNMVIRVGKHVDTHGKIHLPYLHNWDHPKSTVNGLLSEMIAKFEEDPPLSTKQSGTEKDPAELLAYVAKISGGMTDMNLHTPGRIGGVQPINKVTVVGGGDLGVACLMSILAKGCVDKLILIDLSENTTALGTMDLEIFNLPKVEVSRDLAASVGSKVVVVTANAWSNDESYVGVVQTNVDLYRGIIPSLSRFSPDGVLLIASQPVDIMTHVAWKHSGLPASHVIGTGCNLDSERLTYILSVVLMTRTASKQPWVIGERSDNKVAAWSTSVPTTDSQPEVIPGPSSTKPLTDRAFEILKGKGQRSWSVGLSVADIVQTIVHDQRKTHSVSTLAQAWGGISGEAFLSLPCELGTRGVTKISKLTLGQEDNSKLRESAVSLSNFLQQLRI